acacacacacacacacacattttatcgTTACCATTTAATACAAAGCAGAAATCCAATAATAAGAGCTTGATCTAATAAACTAATAATACACTGAAAACATTAAACAAATTTATAAAACATTAGAAGCATgtagcgcacgcacacacacacacacacacacacacacacacacactgggtacCGTAGTTCACAATCGAGAGAATCCAAGTTCGATTTCCGCTGAGGGGAAGCAGATAGATGAGCCTTTCAAATGTGTAACCcttgtagctcctgttcaccagcagcagtagataCGAAAAGTAAGGTGCGGGTGATCAGCCTTCCGAGAATTAAGGCCGGCGAGAGCATGGAAAACACCACTGTGAAGTAGTCGCAGAgcataaggagagggaagaacaagccctgaatcatccaaggtagagttttTAGCTAAAGTTAGACACATTAGAAATACCTAAACAAAACAATACCTATCGCCAAAGATTATGCCTGTTCCAACaatttatctctcctttcttagaCTTTATTCTACTCGCTTTATTCGCTTTGACATAAAGTAGTCTTTGACGCTCGGCGGAGCAGGACTGGCGGGGTCTTCACTGGCAGGCCACATGGGATGATGCAAGTCAGCTTGTTCGAATCTAATCAATGAGCAGCGATATGGTTGTCCGGGCTGGTGTTCGCTGGGCACAACGACGCGGTGCATCTGAAACACGTGAGACAAAAGAGTTAATATACGTCATCGACATCATATTTTCGTGAGCATATTAAACATGAAAACCTGATTGTGTACACAGCATGTTCTCACAAGACCTATTTGGGTAGGAAAGTAGGTGTCCGCTTCACCAGCGACAACATTTATCCTCACgcacatcatcttttttttttatatgaaagtTAATAAATACAGAGAACCCAAATTGGAAAGTTGTACCCATTAGAGTTATAATATAATATGCTGAATAACCAGGCGATCTTTCTAAACTCTGACTCACCGGTGCTTTGAACTTTTTGTAGGAGTAGAAGTGGAGGAATTCCCCCGCCATCAACAATATGGTGCCGGGAACGTAGGGCACGTCCATCCACTGCCCAGCTGAGTCAAGCATCTGCCAACAGTGAGGTGTTGCACCAATGACAAGTATAGCTGGAGTTATACGTACACATACTATAACTCATGTctgcttttttttaatcttaatttCTAAAAAGTGATACCCTTGGGAAGTATCACATGGACATGGACATGGGCAAGAAAGAGTTAGTCTCCTTTCAATGATGAGTGAATTTCtaatattaatttacttatttgccTTACTCTTCACTCACCTGGAAACCTTGCGAGTcattgctgaaaagaaaggtTACAGTAGTGAAATCAGCATGAGCACCAAATCCAGTCACGTCGTCTCGACCACCAGAGGTGAGTGGGTAATAGTTCAAACGGTAAACGCtgaaatttttctttatatcgttCTCCTGGTGCATGTTAATGAAGTAATCCCGATTCTTTCCTGAAAATGCTCAAGCTTAAAAAAGATGCATAAGGATCTTCTAAATAGTAATGACATAATATTATTTCTCTGAGTCTCTCATAGATATTTACTTTCATaacaatatgaaagaaaaaatatattaactgTAACAACAAGCGCCATGATAAGGTTCTGGTGGCAATACTTACCCAGACTGAGGGCGAGGCAGGTCATCACTCTCTCATAGAGTGTGTGATACAACTCATGCAGAGACGCTAAAGGCGTCATGAATGGTGGGGCTTCCTTATCGCATGAGCTGTAACTGTCTGGCTTAGCGAGGAAGCTTTCATGCAGCTGAGGACATGTTCCAGCATATCTGCAAAAAGTATACAAGTGAAGCCCGTTAACTGCCGCCACttgaaaaaaacatttatatacCTCAACTCTTCGTGATTATTTCTTAGTAAAATCAACAATTATATGGAACGGAATTTACGATGAATTTTCACCTTTCAGATTTCATCTTGATGTACCCATGTATACTAGTATCTTCAACCCAACGGACCTTATCCTCTTCTTGCTGCTTGAAGAAAGCAACACCAGCGGACAGCACTTCATTGATCTGAAACAGTGAACCGCCAGTACTACAGTAGTACCTTCTTTACAACCCCaccgccatcactaccacatTAACAAAATATCACCTTTTTCAACACAAGCATCACCCTCGCACAGACAAGCCTGTAAACACATTCTTACCAGGTGGTCAGGCACGCCGTGGCCGGTGAGGTAGGCACATCCTACATTACTGAATGCCTGCTCCAGCTCCCGCGTCACGCGCTCCCACTCCTGCTGGCAGGGCTCCTCTGCGTGGTGCGCGCCTACAGGGGTACAAGGTAATTCACGTACTTCAGGGGTCACCTTAAGAAAGGCTTATCAACTCATTaactgtggtggttgtggtggtcagTAGAGCTCTTCACAATATGTTAGGTACACCACAGCCAGTATGACGAGCGAGCAGGCAGTACTCCCCAAGGGCAACATTTAAATAAACTTTgtgtcttccttcttatctaatTAAAGGTGGCCAGAATAGTTACAGCACTCACTTAGGTCACCCACGTCCACTGTGGGCACCTTGCTGCAGGGAGGGGCTTCGCTCTGcatgctgctgcacctgctgtgacttttgctgctgctgttgcggTTTGTTATGTTGCAAGAGGTGATGCTAAAGGTGGTTTTCTTCTTCGCTACGCTGATGGTGATGCCTCTGCTTGCCCTGTTGgttctgttgttattgctgctgttactctTGAGGTGGGTGATGGtattgatggtgatggcagtaatGGTAGTGATTGATCTGttgatagtagtggtgaagtAACTTATAGTAATTGGTGTAGGCGCTGCTGTTGATGATAACAGAGTGAACGCTGAATCTAgacgttacatttttttttaaagtgcactaaagaaaaaatcaaacactGATGATGTCTAGCTTGCAGTTGTATTAACGCATGAAAATTAGAAACAATTTAATTTTCTTGATTAATgatatttcttataaaaacaaaaacaaaaatcttagCAATATGGAATCAGATATTTATCACAGCATATTCCTGTAGGAATACAACAATccatgaaggaaacaaataagaaaaaataaaaataaaaagataaagaaagcatACAAGCTTTTATTAATCACTGAACCACCAACCTTCATGTATGTCGAAAGTGGGTGTCATTCATCACGGTGAGACGTTAGAGCAATATAATTAGTGACTTAATAAGTCGTTCCTTACTTTCTATTGCCGTGTTATGAAAACCAAATGTGGCCGGCGCCAGATACAATAACAGTATATGATGGAAAAACGCAATGCCCATACACTCCTCCTTACCTGAAGTGTTAGGTTACACAATACAATCTGAGCgtattcactgtcactctctGGGCGAGAAACTGAGAATAACTGACTGATTTCTTGCTATCTTAACTCCTTTCATTCTCGGTACCCAGGCAGGGACGGTGCACCGCAGTCTGATTAATTTGCCATTTATTACATTCATATTATCACTGTACAATGGTTATCGGTAATCGTCATAAGTTCAATGTTGTCCCTCGTTTCTTCATAGCGTAAGGCTCCAAAACTTGAAGAAATCATAATTAAATTATGAACTCATCGCTTTACTGTCGGACATTTACCTCTCGCTTTAGATATCAAGGCATTATCTTGTGAagcgaggagaggaagtgggaaAGGCATCCAGCTTTCAAGATTAGAAGAACAGCAAGATAGCAAGACATGCAACATTGCGGGGATGAAATGAGGTTAAAGTCAGTCACTTAGAGAGGAGTTGAttaaacgaaaagcttttgattccacataGGAATTCTTCCATATTTGAAAAGCTCTatctcagacagacagacgggcagacagacagacagacagacagatagacacacacacacacacacacacacgcccggtagctcagtggttagagcgctggtttcacaagccagaggaccggggttcgattccctggccgggtggagatatttgggtgtgtctcctttcaagtgtagcccctgttcacctagcagtgagtaggtacgggatgtaaatcgaggagttgtgaccttgttagcccggtgtgtggtgtgtgcctggtctcaggcctatccgaagatcggaaataatgagttctgagctcgttccgtagggtaacgtctgtctgcctcgtcagagactgcagcagatcaaacagtgatacatacacacacacacacacacatacacacacgcaatgACATATTTACATGAAACTGAACTGGCTTTGTAAATGTCAAGGGAGGAACTAATGATAGTGGCGGTGGGGCAGCCTGCTGAGGTATAGAGGGGTAACATATTCCTGGAGTTCGTACTATACTGGTACTGAAGCCAAGGATATTGGAGCTAATAGCTTGCTTGTCGTAGCTCAGCCTACAATTTTTCATGGGAAACTAaagaatcctctctctctctctctctctctctctctctctctctctctctctctctctctctctctctctctctctctctgtagaatATGaaggttatatttattttgccaTCATTGTAAGGTTGTACgacagtaggtgtgtgtgtctgtgtgtatgtgtgtgtgtgtgtgtgtgtgtgtgtgtgtgtgtgtgtgtgtgtgtgtgtgtgtgtgtgtgtgtaaaagcgtGACACGAACATAAAGATGGAACTGATTAAAGAAGTAATTAACAG
The sequence above is drawn from the Portunus trituberculatus isolate SZX2019 chromosome 41, ASM1759143v1, whole genome shotgun sequence genome and encodes:
- the LOC123517023 gene encoding leucoanthocyanidin dioxygenase-like; the encoded protein is MQSEAPPCSKVPTVDVGDLSAHHAEEPCQQEWERVTRELEQAFSNVGCAYLTGHGVPDHLINEVLSAGVAFFKQQEEDKVRWVEDTSIHGYIKMKSERYAGTCPQLHESFLAKPDSYSSCDKEAPPFMTPLASLHELYHTLYERVMTCLALSLGKNRDYFINMHQENDIKKNFSVYRLNYYPLTSGGRDDVTGFGAHADFTTVTFLFSNDSQGFQMLDSAGQWMDVPYVPGTILLMAGEFLHFYSYKKFKAPMHRVVVPSEHQPGQPYRCSLIRFEQADLHHPMWPASEDPASPAPPSVKDYFMSKRIKRVE